A single genomic interval of Daucus carota subsp. sativus chromosome 1, DH1 v3.0, whole genome shotgun sequence harbors:
- the LOC108209986 gene encoding uncharacterized protein LOC108209986: protein MHETKDESAQRRSSFSCAVPLVIIDSFSRRSFSYNKLPQNPLKLTVLKLDSSSFEIEVSKTATVAELRKSVENAFSHLPKEGPGKISWSHVWGHFCLCFDGQKLLDDNDYIADYEIRDGDQLLFARHLSINYNLKRNISTDQIGDIEQPSISNTWEPEEVIDERIYESCDDETPRQKVEEHTFPDIPTFEYKLATILRGWFSYRRVSSSPEPNFNSKSISRSSSGFLGSFKNVIMGYNNKQIPRIENLKVQ from the exons ATGCACGAGACGAAGGATGAGTCTGCGCAACGACGATCATCGTTCTCGTGCGCCGTTCCGTTGGTGATCATCGACAGTTTTTCTCGCCGGAGCTTTTCGTATAATAAGTTGCCTCAGAATCCTCTCAAGCTTACTGTCCTTAAATTGGACTCCTCTTCTTTTG AAATTGAAGTTTCCAAGACAGCAACAGTAGCGGAACTGAGGAAGTCTGTGGAGAATGCATTTAGTCACTTACCGAAAGAAGGACCTGGCAAGATTTCATG GTCCCATGTATGGGGTCACTTTTGCCTGTGCTTTGATGGCCAGAAGCTTCTTGATGATAATGACTATATTGCAGATTATGAGATCAGGGACGGTGATCAG CTTCTTTTTGCAAGACATCTATCAATCAACTACAACTTGAAAAGGAATATATCAACGGATCAGATTGGTGACATTGAGCAACCCAGCAT TTCAAATACGTGGGAACCGGAAGAAGTAATTGATGAAAGAATATATGAGAGTTGCGATGATGAAACCCCACGACAAAAGGTCGAGGAACATACATTTCCTGATATTCCAACATTTGAGTACAAGCTGGCTACCATATTGAGAGGATGGTTCTCATACCGCAGAGTTTCTTCAAGTCCAGagccaaactttaattcaaagaGTATCTCAAGATCTTCAAGTGGTTTTTTGGGCAGTTTCAAAAATGTTATAATGGGATATAATAATAAGCAAATCCCTCGGATAGAGAATTTGAAAGTACAATAA
- the LOC108208416 gene encoding ATP synthase subunit b', chloroplastic → MANMVMCSSKTLITSSSLPNSPKISLPKLSLPNLSLPKLSLPNLSLPKLSLPNLSLSSTAALLAVTLSSPPPLLAEEFEKAQLFDFDLTLPIMMAQFLALTFALDKVYYSPLGNFMDARDKEIKEMLSSVKDTSTEVKELEEQAAAVMRAARAEISAALNQMKKETAIEVDKQIAEGRKKVEAELQEALAALEKSKAETIKSLDSQIAQLSDEIVKKVLPTA, encoded by the coding sequence ATGGCAAACATGGTAATGTGCTCTTCCAAAACCCTAATCACCTCCTCCTCCCTCCCCAACTCCCCCAAAATCTCTCTCCCCAAACTCTCTCTCCcaaatctctctctccccaAACTCTCTCTCCCGAATCTCTCTCTCCCCAAACTCTCTCTCCCAAATCTCTCCCTCTCCTCCACCGCCGCCCTCCTCGCCGTCACTCTCTCCTCTCCCCCTCCTCTCCTCGCCGAAGAATTCGAGAAGGCGCAGCTCTTCGACTTCGACCTCACTCTCCCCATCATGATGGCTCAGTTCCTCGCCCTCACCTTCGCTCTGGACAAGGTCTACTACTCTCCCCTCGGCAACTTCATGGACGCCAGAGACAAGGAAATCAAGGAGATGCTGAGCAGCGTCAAGGACACCTCCACGGAGGTCAAGGAGCTGGAGGAGCAGGCCGCCGCCGTCATGAGAGCTGCCAGAGCCGAGATTTCCGCCGCTCTGAATCAGATGAAGAAGGAGACTGCTATTGAAGTTGATAAGCAAATTGCGGAAGGGAGGAAGAAGGTTGAAGCCGAGTTACAGGAGGCGTTGGCCGCTTTGGAGAAGTCCAAAGCAGAGACTATCAAGTCTCTTGATTCGCAGATTGCACAGCTCAGCGATGAGATTGTTAAGAAGGTTCTTCCTACTGCTTGA
- the LOC135148347 gene encoding uncharacterized protein LOC135148347: protein MVTDLLFPNKKAAQLLRQFYYVLIMDCTYKTNKYKMPLLQIVGCVPTGRNFVVGLAFLQDEKKNSFEWALRNARLLFDLNHLPEFLFTLGVVGNWNKMVYAETEAEFEERLQHFKTTYVKRPNLLMYIENTWLIHVEKFVHAYTNKVLHFANRTTNRVESAHNALKRFLKTSTGSLDTIWTRHAFLELQENEIKASFVRSANKDLHINVLHLLTQFTGKFSHLAIKKILNEYNRHGVDSNADTCGCYLRTSHGLPCAQEMRLLDEEGRGIELNSVHVFWRTLHMEGSTYSFDYHHTQFEDDDNIL from the exons ATGGTTACTGATTTgctttttccaaataaaaagGCAGCTCAACTTCTGCGTCAGTTTTATTACGTGCTAATTATGGATTGCACATACAAGACAAATAAGTATAAAATGCCATTGCTACAAATAGTTGGATGTGTTCCAACCGGGAGAAATTTTGTTGTTGGATTGGCATTCTTACAAGATGAGAAGAAAAACAGTTTTGAGTGGGCCCTTCGAAATGCAAGACTTCTCTTCGATCTAAATCATCTTCCAGAATTTTTGTTTACGCTTGGAGTTGTTGGTAATTGGAACAAAATGGTTTATGCTGAAACAGAAGCAGAATTTGAAGAAAGACTACAACATTTTAAAACGACTTATGTCAAACGTCCAAATCTACTAATGTACATCGAAAATACATGGTTGATTCATGTAGAAAAATTTGTGCACGCTTATACAAATAAGGTGTTGCACTTTGCAAATCGTACCACAAACAG GGTTGAGAGTGCCCATAATGCGTTAAAGAGATTTTTGAAGACATCGACGGGGAGTTTGGACACAATTTGGACGAGGCATGCATTTTTAGAACTTCAGGAGAATGAAATTAAAGCTAGCTTTGTCAGATCTGCAAATAAAGATCTTCATATAAATGTGTTACATCTTCTGACTCAGTTCACCGGTAAATTTTCTCATTTGGCCATTAAAAAGATTCTGAATGAATATAATCGTCATGGAGTAGACAGTAACGCCGACACTTGTGGTTGTTATTTGCGAACTTCACATGGCCTCCCATGCGCACAAGAGATGAGGTTATTAGATGAAGAAGGGAGGGGAATCGAGTTAAATAGCGTTCATGTGTTTTGGAGAACTCTTCATATGGAGGGTAGTACTTATTCTTTTGATTATCACCACACTCAATTTGAAGATGACGATAACATTTTGTGA